In Rhodohalobacter sp. SW132, the genomic stretch CCACTACACCCGATGAGTTCAAAAATCCGGACGATGTGGATATCATCCTGCTCACACACGGTCACGAAGATCATGTGGGGGATACACTGGATATCGCCAAAAAAACGGGCTGCAAAGTAGTCGCCCAGGTTGAACTGTCGCACCTGCTAAAAAAACATGGCCTGGACGAAGAGCAGAGAATTGAGTTCAATAAAGGGGGCAGTGTAGATTTTGAAGATTTCTCTGTAACCCTGGTGAATGCCAATCACAGCTCATCCTACCAGGGCGATTATGCGGGTGAAGCCGGCGGGCTGCTCCTCTCTTTTGATGATGATATCGCCTTCTACCATATGGGTGATACAAATATCTTCAGCGATCTTGAGCTGTATCGGGAAATTTATCGTCCGCATGTTGTGGCTGTACCGATGGGAGATTATTATACGATGGGACCGCAGGAAGCCGCGATATGCTGTGAAATGCTGAATCCCGATATTGCCGTACCGATTCACTACGGAACATTCCCTGTACTTACCGGTGATCCGGAAGAGTTTAAGTCGTTTACCGAAGAGTACTCCGATGCTGACGTGAAAATTCCGAAAGCCGGAGAACAGTTTTTAGGGAATTAAAGAAAGAAGTATCAATTCAGTAAATTAACTTCAGAAAGCCCCGCATACGTTACGGCGGGGTTTTTCTATAGTTCACTCACCGTTACACGAACCCCATTCTCTTCCAGTTTTTTTATGGTTATAGGATCTGTCCCCTCATCGGTGACAACATGTTGTACACAATCAAGTGTGCAAATTCTGCTAAATCCTCTTTTACCAAATTTTGTACTGTCTGCAAGAACTACGGTGTATTGTGCGACCTCTATAAAACGCCGGTTCAGGCTCGCCTCACCGAGGTTTGTTGTGGTAAGACCAAAATCCAGATCGATACCATCCACACCGAGAAAGAGAATACCGCAGGTTATATTTTCGAGAAATTGCTCTGCATACTTTCCAACAACAGAACTCGAGCTTGACCGAAGCTGACCTCCAAGCTGCGTTATATCCACATTCTCTTTCGCTGAAAGCTCAAGCGATACATTCAGAGCTGATGTGATTATATTTAAATTACTTATGGGTTGTATTTCCCTGGCAAGTGCCAGAATTGTTGTTCCGGATGCAAGAATAATCGAATCGTTCTCCCCGATGAGTTTCACCGCTTCATTTGCAATGGCCTGCTTTTCTTTTGCCTGTATTTTTTCTTTTTCATGCACATGCCGATCTCCTC encodes the following:
- a CDS encoding metal-dependent hydrolase; the protein is MDTNIKAWWLGHSAFRLESQNGTVIYIDPFLSQNPTTPDEFKNPDDVDIILLTHGHEDHVGDTLDIAKKTGCKVVAQVELSHLLKKHGLDEEQRIEFNKGGSVDFEDFSVTLVNANHSSSYQGDYAGEAGGLLLSFDDDIAFYHMGDTNIFSDLELYREIYRPHVVAVPMGDYYTMGPQEAAICCEMLNPDIAVPIHYGTFPVLTGDPEEFKSFTEEYSDADVKIPKAGEQFLGN
- a CDS encoding DeoR/GlpR family DNA-binding transcription regulator, which gives rise to MTLSERHEKILNKIEQFGKVSVQQLSTELSVSEVTIRKDLRMLEDKNLLFRTHGGATRSNPYRGDRHVHEKEKIQAKEKQAIANEAVKLIGENDSIILASGTTILALAREIQPISNLNIITSALNVSLELSAKENVDITQLGGQLRSSSSSVVGKYAEQFLENITCGILFLGVDGIDLDFGLTTTNLGEASLNRRFIEVAQYTVVLADSTKFGKRGFSRICTLDCVQHVVTDEGTDPITIKKLEENGVRVTVSEL